From a single Nicotiana tabacum cultivar K326 chromosome 8, ASM71507v2, whole genome shotgun sequence genomic region:
- the LOC142163204 gene encoding protein FAR1-RELATED SEQUENCE 5-like, whose amino-acid sequence MESKGKSLQFLRGNPCDSYNKLPKYFYILEKNYPGSVVKLKKAANDCFLYAFVALCTSINGWQHCRPVVVVDGTFLKSAYRGIMLTASTMDAAGTIFPLAYAVVDSENDASWKWFFEQFKEAYGERPSMCVVSDRHESILKATSVVYPGLAHYSCMWHIWTNIRSKFKKGHLQLHELYFATARSYTMDEFNERMLKIEEVDLRVKSYLYDIGYHRWSRVHATVNRTFTMTSNIAESLNAVTKDARELPIFDLFEYMRTLLERWTKEKLSKAKGTFTYLGHKYNKELEDNSTLSQKLRVRASTDHIHTVLDGVKRYIMCLENKKCSCGQFQLDELPCAHALAALRHRNETYENYCSPYYTRKSLLLTYEMPVNPLPDEGKWEVPQHILDEVVKPPAGDKRQPGRPHKERYKTFDEIKSKKYKVSCGNCGGEGHNKRTCKNAPKKK is encoded by the exons atggagagcaaaggaaaaagCTTACAGTTTTTGAGAGGGAATCCGTGTGACTCCTACAACaaattacccaaatatttttatattcttgagaagaattatcctggtTCTGTTGTTAAATTGAAGAAGGCAGCAAATGATTGCTTCTTATACGCATTTGTTGCTCTTTGTACATCAATAAATGGTTGGCAACATTGTAGGCCGGTAGTAGTGGTTGATGGGACATTCTTAAAGTCAGCCTACAGGGGGATTATGCTGACAGCAAGCACCATGGATGCAGCAG GTACTATTTTTCCCTTGGCATATGCTGTGGTTGATTCTGAAAACGACGCGTCTTGGAAgtggttctttgagcaattcaaggaGGCATATGGTGAAAGACCTTCAATGTGTGTTGTTTCAGATAGGCATGAGAGTATACTGAAGGCAACATCAGTTGTCTATCCGGGATTGGCACACTACTCTTGCATGTGGCATATATGGACAAATATAAGGTCAAAATTCAAGAAGGGACATCTACAATTACATGAATTGTACTTTGCTACAGCACGGTCATACACTAtggatgaatttaatgaaaggatgTTGAAGATTGAAGAGGTAGACCTGCGTGTAAAGTCTTACCTATATGATATTGGCTATCATAGATGGTCAAGAGTACATGCAACGGTAAATAGAACTTTTACTATGACGTCAAACATTGCCGAGTCATTGAATGCTGTAACAAAAGATGCAAGAGAGCTTCCAATATTTGATCTATTTGAGTATATGAGGACTCTTCTTGAACGTTGGACAAAAGAAAAGTTATCGAAGGCAAAGGGTACTTTCACATACCTTGGTCACAAATACAACAAAGAATTGGAAGACAACAGTACATTATCTCAGAAACTAAGG gtgagggcttcaacaGATCATATACATACTGTGTTAGATGGTGTGAAGCGGTACATTATGTGTCTAGAAAACAAGAAATGTAGCTGTGGACAATTCCAACTTGATGAACTTCCATGTGCGCATGCTTTGGCAGCATTAAGGCATAGGAATGAAACATACGAAAACTATTGCTCTCCGTATTACACAAGGAAGAGCCTTCTGCTTACCTATGAAATGCCAGTAAATCCTCTTCCTGATGAAGGCAAATGGGAAGTGCCACAACATATTTTGGATGAGGTAGTAAAGCCACCGGCGGGAGATAAAAGGCAGCCAGGGAGACCTCACAAGGAAAGATATAAAACATTTGATGAAATAAAGTCAAAGAAATACAAGGTGTCATGTGGTAATTGTGGAGgtgaagggcataacaaaagaaCTTGCAAGAATGCGCCGAAAAAGAAATGA
- the LOC107825491 gene encoding uncharacterized protein LOC107825491: MRDFASCFNEYAVQVSDTSCSSYSNSACIPPSLIPSIQNTVTCLYKVTLSNKKQVLITVSWSKTNITQGLSVHFGDDPSNVFKLNTNSRLFRKKKGSKSLDLDHFKVEIFWDLCAARYLSGPEPIDGYYLLVKVDSQLGLILGDMAGEASLRKLKNGTPMAKFSLVSRKEHFSGNTLYSTKAQFCDNGTSHDILIRCSGENEGLKHPVLSVYIDKKMVIRVKRLQWNFRGNQSIFMDGLLVDLMWDVHDWFFNPTSGCALFMFRTRSGMDSRLWLDDKDKLLHKDQDKVEFSLLIYASKTT, from the coding sequence ATGAGAGACTTTGCTTCTTGTTTCAATGAATATGCTGTACAAGTTTCTGATACTTCTTGTTCTAGTTACTCAAACTCTGCTTGTATTCCTCCTTCTTTGattccttcaattcaaaacacTGTCACTTGTTTGTACAAAGTCACTCTCTCCAATAAAAAACAGGTCTTGATCACAGTTTCATGGTCCAAAACAAATATAACACAAGGGCTAAGTGTACATTTTGGTGATGATCCTTCAAATGTCTTCAAACTCAACACGAATTCGCGTCTTTTTaggaagaaaaagggaagtaaaTCACTGGATTTGGATCATTTCAAGGTTGAAATTTTCTGGGATTTATGTGCAGCTAGGTATTTATCAGGTCCTGAACCAATTGATGGTTATTATTTACTAGTCAAAGTTGATTCACAACTTGGTCTTATTCTTGGTGACATGGCTGGAGAAGCTTCACTAAGAAAGTTGAAAAATGGAACTCCAATGGCCAAATTCTCATTGGTTTCAAGAAAAGAACATTTTTCAGGCAATACCCTTTATTCAACAAAGGCTCAATTTTGTGACAATGGCACAAGTCATGACATATTAATTCGTTGTAGCGGCGAAAATGAAGGTCTAAAGCACCCTGTTTTATCAGTTTATATTGATAAGAAGATGGTGATTAGAGTTAAAAGGCTACAATGGAATTTCAGGGGAAATCAGAGTATTTTTATGGATGGATTGTTGGTTGATCTAATGTGGGATGTTCATGATTGGTTCTTTAATCCAACATCTGGTTGTGCACTTTTTATGTTTAGGACAAGAAGTGGAATGGATAGCAGATTGTGGTTAGATGATAAAGACAAATTGCTGCACAAAGATCAAGATAAAGTTGAGTTTTCATTGTTGATCTATGCCTCTAAGACCACATAA